The window CCCCGAGTTCCACGTCTGCGAGACGCTCTTCGTAGATGTCGCGAACGATACGCGAGAGTTCGTGTCGTTCGAGTTCGATGTCGTTGAGTTTCTTTCGGATGTAGTAGACCGAGTTGGGTTGGGGTGCGACAGAGACGTCGATTGTGCCGTCGATGTGTCCGAGTCGACGTGTCACACCGAGCGTCCCTTCCGAGACGAGTTCGTCGGTCAACTCCACGATGCCGATGGTGGTTCGGTTGTCGTGCCGGAGTTGGATGCGTTCGAGGGCGTGCACACCGAGTTCGGCCGCGTCCGACTCGTTGAGGATGACCGTGGGAGAACGCGTCCCGATGTCGATGGGTTCGGCGACGAGTTGCATAGGTGAACTTCGAGCGAGTGTGACATAAACGAACCTCGCGGAGTCTCAGTTGGTACGTCACGATTCCTCAGACGCGAGAACCACGTCGCCGTTATATCGGATTTCCGGGCGTCTTGACGACTAGAGGTGTACGTCACATGGCAACGAACGATTTCGAGAGTACCGTCGCGGGGGTGACCGTCCACGCAGAGGCGCACCCACTCAGCGTGTGGTTCGTCCTCGCGCTCAGACTCGTGATGGGTATCGCATTCGCCGTCTCAGGCGTCGAGAACATCGGTAGTGGGTTCGATGCACGGAATTATCTCCTGTATTCCGTCGTCGAAAACGGGAGTCCCGTCGCCGACCTGTTCGTCGCACTGGGTGGGAACGACCTCTTCGTCCAGTTCGTCAGCGTCGTCGTCCCGTGGGGTGAGTTGTTCGTCGGTCTCGCACTCGTCTTCGGCGTCGCGACTCGACTGGCGGCCTTCTCCGGTGCGGTGATGATGGCCCTGTTCTATCTCGGGAACTGGAACGTCGAAAACGGCGTCGTCAACCTCACCTACATCGTCGTCTTGCTCGCAATCGCGGCGTTCGGTGCGGGTCGTATCCTCGGCCTCGACCTGTTCGTCGAACGGTACCGCGTCGGCGGCGTCCCACTCCTCGAACGGTATCCTGCGCTCGATTACGTCCTCGGGTGAAGAACTGCGCGTACGAGTGTCTCTGTGTCGGTGTGGAGGTGGGCGGCGAAGAACGCCGCCCAGCATGGTGGTGGAAAATCGAGGAGGTGGCGACCCATATGGAGGGCCGCCAGCACGGTGCTGACGCGGGTGTTCTGGATTGGTGGTGTTTCAGATGCCTACGGACAGTCTCGCATCGACGTGTGGTGGTGGTGTTGTGGTGGTGATGGGGGAGCCGTCGATGCAGACTGAAATACCGAGTGGTGGGTGGTGGTGATGGGCCGATGGAACGTCTCCCACTCGGTACAGTCACGTCAGCACGCAGGTGGGGGGGCCGATTAGGCGAGGTGGGAGTCGATGAGACCCTTCAGGTCGTCGTATCCGCGGACGCCGACGATTTGCTCGGCGACTTCGCCGTCGGCGAAGAGGACCATCGTCGGGACGCCACGAACCTGATACTGCGCGGCGAGTTGCTGGTTCGCGTCGACGTCGACTTTCACCATCGCGGCGTCGGTGTTCTCGGCGAGTTGCTCGACGGTGGGTTCGAGCATCTTGCACGGTCCACACCAATCTGCGTAGAAGTCGGCGAGGACGACGTCGTACTTCGAGACGGCGTCGTTCAGCTCGTCGGCACCGTTTACGTAGATTGGCTCGGAGGGCGCTTCGGAGACTTCCTCGACGGCACCACTGCCGTCACCGCGGAGCTGGGATTCGAGTTGTTCGCGTTTTTGCTGGCGAATTTCGTTCAGTTCGTCGTCGGACATACCTATCGGTATCGTCCGCACCCTAATAACGGTTTTGCACATTTCGAACAATAGTAATCGTGAGACGGTATGGCATCTCAGAGGTAGAGACGAGTGAAGAAAAGCGGCGGGTCGCGGGTCGCGACGAGCGCTACTCGACGTAGAGCGAGTAGGTGATGACTGCGAACCCGATGAGCGTCAATATCGCGTCGATGAGGACGCCCGTCGCCAAATCGACGGCGAGGAGGACGTCGAAGGCACCGGCGAGGAGAGCACCCGAGGTGACGACTCCGAACCCGATAGCCAACGCCCGAAGCGACGGCGAGCGAGTTCGTCTGTACGCCTTGTAGCTGAAGTAGGTGATGAGGCCGCCGAGGACGAGGATTGCCGTCTTGACGACGATGATGAACGTCGTAATCGTCGGCGACGCGGTCAGGTGTCCCATCTACGTCTCCCTCCGGACTTGCGTCCAGATGTCTGCAATCCGTTCTTCGGGCGTCTGTTCGGGTCGGCCGACGGCCACGTCGAAATCCCGGTCTTCGTTGAGGGCGATTCGTACCTCGTCGAACGCTACCTCGTACGTCGTCGCGTGGTGACCATCGGCCCGAATCTGCGTTCCTTCTGCGAGGAGCGCTGCATCGGTGAGTAAGTCCAACTTTCGGTACGTGGTCGAAAGTGGGATGTCACACGTATCTGATATTTCACTTGCCGTCATGGGTTCTTCGAGTCCTCTGATGATGGCTCGTGCGTCCGCGTCGTCGAGCGCGTTGAGCACCGCCGTTAGTTCGGCCGACTCCATCGCGGACCGGTCGCGCGCCATTATCCTGACACTCCGGCGAGAGCCTTATTAACCCACCGGGTCATCGTCGTCTCTTGCCCCGATTTCGGTGGGTCTGGTGTATGAACCCTCCTTTCTGTGGGTTCCCGCCCGGCGCAGCACCGCGGGCGTCTGGCAGACGCCGCTCACACCCGTCACCTGCGGCACCGCGCAGTTGTTGCAACTCTCGCAGACGACGCGCGTGTCGCTCGACACGCCGGGTCCGAGGAGTCGCGCCGGGAGTTCGGGTTCCGCGTAGAACGGCCGGGCCATCCCGACGGCGTCGCATGCATCTCCGAGGAGGTTGTCGATTTCGCCTCGCTCGCGGATGCCCCCCTCACAGAACACGGGGACAGAGACTTCCTCGCGGACCCGACGACACAGTGAGGCGTTCCACGCCGGGTCGAAGTCGTACCACGCCGCTTCGATGCGACTCCCAAGTTCCACGAGTCGTGCCCGAATCGGTCCGCCGAACGCGTCCGCGTACCCCTCGCGGTACCGTTCGTCTCGCCACGCGCGCGCCGGGAACGACCCGCGGACGATACTCGCATCCCAGAAGACGGACCCCGAGACGGGTACCAACGCGTCGTACCCGTAGTCTGCCAGTCGACGACAGATGTCGACTGCGTCGTCTTCGGTCAAGTGGGGGCGAAGTCCCGGCGGGGCGGCAGTCTCGGCGGGCACTTTCGTCATCAGCGGAACGTCGCCGGCCTGCGCTCGAATCTCGTCGGCGACGACTTCGAGGAACCGGACGCCGTCTGCGAATTCGTCGTCGCGGCGGTTGTAGAACGGTGAGAGGAACTGGTGGACGATGCCCATATTCGCGCCGGCGATGTGAATCACGTCGTACCCGGCGTCGACGGCCATCGACGCGGACCGCCCGAAGTCGGCGGCGAGGTCGTACACCTCCTCGGTGGTCAACACGTGCGCGTCGTAGTCGAGAAAGCCGAGTGCGTCGAGGAGTCGGAGGAGACGCGGCGGGCGAGAGACGGCGAGTTGACGAAGCGCGGGGTGTTTTCGGCGATACTCGGCGTGCCACGTCTCCATACTCCGTAATCCGCCGTGTTCCAACTGGATGGCAATCGCCGACCCGTGGGCGTGGACTCGGTCCGTCACCGTCTGGAGGGCCTCGACGAACGCCGGGTCGGCGACGCGAGTCATCCCCGGCGCGGCGCACCCACCTGTCTCCCTGACGATGGTCGCCCCCTGACAGACGAGACCAGCGCCGGCCTTCGCAGCGGGGGCGAGTTCGGACGCCAGTATCTCGGGGGCGTCCGCCCCGTTCCCGGCGCATTCGAGTAACGGTGCGCGGTACAGTCGGTTCCGGAGTGTGAACCCACCGACGTCGACTGGGTCCTCGAGTCGAGGGGTGGTCATACCGGGGACGTAGGGTTCGAGAGAGGTAAACTAGCACACTCGGGCAGGTAACTGGCAGTTCCGCCGCTGGTCAATCTTCTTACCAGTCGCTCCCCTCTGCCGTCTCATGGAGTCCAAACCGTTCCGCTACGACTCGGAGGTCCCCCCGGGCGAAGTGCGGCACCTCCGCTACGAGATTAGCGAGACCTATCTCGGAGACCCAGTCGAGATTCCCGTCACTATCATCAACGGTGAGCACGGCGGCCCCTCGGTGTTCATGAACGCCGCCCTCCACGGCGACGAACTCAACGGTGTGAAGGTGATGCAGGAAGTGGCGAGTCGGTACGACCCGTCAGACATCCACGGAACGCTCGTCTGCATCCACGTCGCGAACGTCCCCGGCTATCTCGCCCAACAGCGCTACATCCCTATCTACGACCTCGACCTGAATCGGTCGTTTCCCGGGCGAGACGGGGCCAACACCGCAGAGCGAATGGCGAACCAGATTTACCGACACTTCGTCGAACCCTGCGACATCGGCATCGACTTCCACACCTCGACCCGGAATCGGACGACGATGTATCACGTCCGCGCCGACATGGCACGCCCCGACGTCGCCCGTCTCGCCCGGGCGTTCGGTGCCAACCTCATCCTCTCTGGAGAGGCCGAAGCGAGTTCTCTGCGGACCGTCGCCACCAACGACGGTATCCCGACGATTACCGTCGAGATGGGTCGCGCCCACCGATTCCAACCGGCGCTGGTGGACCGGGCGCTCGACGGCGTCGAGAGCGTGCTCGCCGAGTACGGCGTCCTCCCCGACGTTCCCGTCAGTTGGCCGGGGTGGACGCGCATCATCGACTCCGCGAGAGACAAGACGTGGCTTCGCGCAGACGTGGGCGGACTCGTCGAGATGCAGTACGGCGAAGTCCCACTCGTCCACGAAGGCGAGACCATCTGCACCATCTCCGACCACTTCAAGACGAGGGAGAAGCGCGTCGCGGCACCCTTTACCGGCCTCGTCGTGGGCGTCCTCCAGAACCCAGTCGCGGCACCGGGCCACCCGTTGTGTCATCTCGTGAGCGTCGACGACGCGACACTCCGCGAGATAGAACGCGAAATCGAGGCTGGAGAGTTCACCGAACGGCCGTGGAGTTAGGATTCACTCGTCTGTCCCCACTTGTTCGTGCGTGTGGTGGAAGAACTGGACGTGTGGGCGACCATCACGTTCCACCGGGTCGAAACAGACCCGGCGATAGCGAGCGTTGTCGAGCAGATTGACCATCAATCCGTGGTCGTGAATCGACACGGAGTCGTACGCCGTCGAGCAGACGGGGCACCGGTCGGTGGTCGGTGAGGGAGTCGAATCTGGCACAGTTCCTCTCCACGTCGATTCGGGCGCAAAAACGAAGACAGTTTGTGGAAGTCGACTCCGCAGTCAGAGCGTGTTAGTCATGCCGCCGTCGACGACGAGCGACTCTCCGTTGACGTAGTCTGCCATGTCGCTCGCGAGGTACAGCGCCGCGTTTGCCACGTCGTCGGGATGACCCTCACGTCGTGTCGGAATGGTCTCGATGTATCCCTCTTCGGCTTCGGTGCCGAAAATCGGGACGTCCTCAGTCGTCATCGTCGTCTCGATGAGGCCGGGGTGAATCGCGTTGACTCTGATACCCTCGGGACCGAGTTCTGCGGCAAGTGCGTAAGTCAGGAGTCGCACCGCACCTTTCGAGGTGTGGTAGGCCGAAAAGCCCGCCGACCCGCGGAGCCCAGCGACGCTGGACAGGTTGATGATGGACCCTCCTTCGCCGCTGTCGACCATCTTCTTCGCCGCCTCTTGTGCGCCGAAGTACACCCCCTTGACGTTGATGTCCATCAACTGGTCGTACTCCGCTTCGGTCGCTTCGAGGAAGTCGTGTTGTCGGAAGATACCCGCGTTGTTCACCATCACGTCGACGCCTCCGAACTCGTCGGCCGCGTCGACGGCGGCGGCGAGTTGGTCGAGGTTCGTCACGTCGCACTCGACGAACGTCGCACTCGCGTCTGTCTCTTCTTCGACGTACTCGTGGGTCGGGGTCCCGCCTTCCCGCGGGTCTGACTGGATATCTGCGACCACCACGTTGCAGCCTTCACGAGCGAACGCCATCGAAATCGCGCGTCCGTTCCCACTTGCACCACCTGTTACCACGGCCGTCTTGTCTGCCAAGAGAGACATGTAATCTCGTACTACATGACAGGTTTTCAATCATTTTTCACGATTTCCGACGGGTTCGTTCTGCGTCCGTAGACGTCACTCGACTGCCTCAGCAACCCGGGCGATGGTGGCGTACTCGTCGTCACTGTAGGCGACGAACCGAACGTCACGGAGCGAGTCGGGGTCGAAGTCGCGAATCTCCTCGGCGATGAGGCGGGCACCGTCTTCGAGGTCGAATCCAGCGACACCGCACCCCAACGCCGGGACGACGACGGACTCGCAGTCCCGGTCGTCTGCGGCCTGTAAGGCGTTCCGCGTCGCGTCGCGGAGGCTCTCTTCGGTCGCTCTCCCGTCCCCGTAGTGAGGCATGGCCGCGGCGTGAACGACGTACTTCGCGTCCAAGTCGAACGCGTCGGTAACCGCGACCTCTCCGAGGTCGATAGGTCCCTTCGCCATCGCGGCCTCGTTCAACTGTGGGCCGCCCCTCGCCGAAGCGCGCCGGCGACACCGGACCCCATGCGAAGACTCGTCCCGGCGGCGTTCACGAGGGCGTCCGCCGACAGCGTGGCGATGTCGCCCTGTACGACGATGAACTGCATGGTCACTCGTCGAGGCGGGCCATGTCCTCGTCGTCGAGGCCGATGTGCGATGCAGCGATGTTGTCGCGGAGGTGCGACACGCTCGCGGTTCCGGGGATGGGTAACATCACGTCCGACCGGTGGAGCAACCACGCGATTGCGATTTGCTGGGGGGTGCTGTCGTGCTTGGTCGCGACTGCGGAGACGGCATCCGCTTTGTCGCCGAGGTCACCTGCACCGAGGGGGAACCACGGGATGAAGCCGATGTCGTAGCCTTCGCAGGCGTCGAGTACCGCCTCGAATTCCCGGTCTGCGACGTTGTACCGGTTCTGAACCGTCGCGATATCGACGATGTCGCGTGCGGCGTCGAGTCTCTCGACCGAGACGTTCGACAACCCGACGTGTCGAATCAGCCCTTCGTCTTTCATCTCTGCGAGCGCGTGGACCGAGTCCTCGAAGGGGACGTGCGGGTCCGGACGGTGTAGTTGGTACACGTCGATAGTGTCGACGCGAAGTCGGTCGAGGCTTCCGAGGATGGCGTTCCGGAGATAGTCGGGGTCGCCGTTCGGTTTCCAGTCGCCGTCGGTGTTCCGGAGCAACCCTCCCTTCGTGGCTACGACGAGGGTGTCCGGGTAGGGTGCCAGCGCTTCGCCGATGAGACGTTCGGAGACGGCCGGGCCGTAGGAGTCCGCCGTATCGATGAGATCGACACCGTGTGCGATGGATTCGTGGAGAACTTTCTTCGCGTTCTCGACGTCGTCGGGTTCGCCGATGATGTCGTCACCGGTGATGCGCATCGCGCCGAATCCGAGTCGGTGGACTGTCAACTCGCCGCCGATGTCGAAGGTTCCGCTCGCGTTCTCGACCATGGTAGATGATAGACGGCCAACAAAGTGGTCGTTTCGGCGAATCCGGGGCGACGCACGCGCGTCCGACCACCGACTGCCGAAATCGACTCCCGTCACCAGCTCCTACACCTCGTATGGACCTCCTCTCGATGCGGTGGCGAGACACGCTGTTCGCCCACTGGCCAGTGGACCCAGAACTCGTCCAGTCTCACCTCCCGGAGCACCTCTCCGTCGCGACGTACGATGGGGACGCGTGGCTTGGCGTCGTCTCGTTCGACATGGTGGATATCCGTCCGCGCGGGTCGCCGCTTGGCCTCTCGTTTCCCGAGGTGAACCTCCGGACGTACGTCGAACCCGCCGATGGAGGTGAACGGGGCGTCTACTTCTTCACCCTCGAAGCGGCGGACCGACTCGGTGTGCTGACCGCGCGGCTGGGCTTTCGACTAGCGTATCACCACGCGACGATGTCCGTAGAATCACGGGACGGCACCGTCGATTTCCAGAGTTATCGACCTGCCTCTCGCGACTCGCCCGCGGCGCACTTCGACGCGACGTACCGGCCAGTCGGCGACCCAGAACCACCAGAACCGGGGTCGCTCACCGAGTTCCTCGTCGAGAACTATCGGTTCTACACCGACGAGTGGCCCGTCGTCGTGGGCGTCATCGACCACGACCCGTGGCCGATACAGGGAGTCGACGTCGAGATTCGAGCCAACACGCTGTTCGAAGCCTGTGGATTCGACCACCCCGGAAGCGACCCACTCGTCCACTACGCGCGAGAAATCGATGTGACGGCGGAACCACCGGCGATACTCCGGTGACAATCGTCGCCACGGTGGAGTACCACCCAGGACGAAGGTGAAACCTTCAAGCATCGGTGAACGAACCTCACGGACATGGCACTCATCGACACCGTGATGGCAACAGTCCACCTGCTGGTCGGCGGCCTGTGGACCGGGAGCGTCCTCTTTTTCGCACTCGCAGTCCTGCCCACCGCGCGCGCCGGGAACATCCGCGCCGCCGCGTTCGAATCGATAATCTCTCGGCTCACCATGGGGTCGCGCGTCTCTGCACTCCTCATGTTCGTCACCGGTGGTCACCTCGCCGGGACCCGCTACACCGTCGGGAGTCTCTTCGGGTCGGGTCGCGGCCACCTCGTCCTCACGATGCTCGCCCTCTGGTTGGTCCTGACCGGACTCGTCGAAGTCGGTCGGAGTCGGGCGGTAGACGGACTCGTCGAGAAGAAGGTTCGTACCCCTGCGGAGAACGCTGCACCGTTCTACCTCGGTGCCGCCCTCGTCGCCGTCTTGCTCCTCCTCGACGCCGGACTCCTCCTCAATTGAACTATTGAGGACTCTGTAGAATATCTATAACTATAATCTAAAATATATATTCTGTGCGATATGTTTATCATTCCGCTACTGGTGGATACGCGTGTATGCAAGGGGACGAGTCAGGCGTCGTCGATACGTCACTTCGAATCGAGTTGTGTCCCGACACCGGAGAGATTCGCGTCCACAGAACGACCGAACTGGGCACGTACACCCGAACGATAGACCGATGAGGTGGGACGGGTCCCCCTCCGCCGGACCTGTGCTCGCTCGACTCGCACGGCCGGTTTCGCGGACACCGACTCGACTCGCCGTCGTCTCGGACCCGCACGTCACCCCGACGGGGTCGGGAACGTGGAAAGTGTACCACCGAACCGAGACCAGACTCCGAACCGCCGTCACGACCATCACGGACCTCGACGTCGATGCCACCGTCCTCCTCGGTGACCTGACGCGAGACGGCCGGCCCAGCGAGTACGACGTCGTCGACGAGATTCTCGCAGACCTCCCGGCCCCGTGGGTGTCGGTTCCCGGCAACCACGACGTGCCGAAGCAGTGGGACGACTACGACGCCCCGACGCCGGACGCATTCGCCGACCGATACTCGACTGGCGAGTTCCCGTTCGTCCACCGCGTGGGTGGCGTCGACATCGTCGGCCTCGACTCCGCCAGCGGCGGTCCTGCCCTCGACCTGTACGACTCGCACGAAGGAGTCATCCCCGACCAGCACCTCCGCTGGTTGGACGAACACCTCGCTGACGCGACGACACCGCTCGTCGTCCTCCACCACAACCTCTTCCACCCCCGCCAACACACCGGTCAGTTCCCCGACGGCGACTTCTATCAACTCCGGAATGCTTCGGCCCTGACAGAGATTCTCGCCACACACCGTGTTCCACTCGTTCTCTCTGGACACATCCACTGGTCCGCGACTGCCGTTCGAGACGGTGTCCGGGAGATAATCGCACCTGCCACGTGTTCGTTCCCACAGTCGTTCCTCCTCGTGGACATCGACCGGATGGGAACAACGATTCGACTCGTCCCCCTCGCCGGTCCGAAGGGAATCGCCGAGGCGTACACCCTCGCCAGCAGGGGCGCAGCACACGGACAGGGAATCGCTGCCCACGCCGACCGTGGCCTCCTCTCGTCGCTCCCGTTGGTCGACGAACGAACGCCGCCAAACCGACCCGTCGGGTCGGACGTTCCGGGGGCGGTTCGATGGCGGTGAGTCTCACCCGACTCGACGCCGCTCAGGAGGCACTTCGACAGGAACGTCGCCGATGCGTGGACGAACGGGAAGCGTTTCGCGCGTTCCGAAGCGACCTCAGCGACCTGACGGCGACGGCACCGGCGCGGACACCGATGGCCGCGCAATCACTCGGACACGTCCAGGCGAACGACGGGTCACTCACTCGTGTCCGGCGGTCATACGAACGGACCGTGATGTCGGTTCCGCACTACGACGAAGAGTACGGCGACACGTTCGAAGATAGCATGGTCGCCGAGTTCGGACCCGACGTAACCGTGGCGTTCCAGTCGGCGAGTGTCTTCTCACCTGCACTCCACCAGACAGTCACCTCCTCCGCGGCCACAGCAGTCTCCGAGCGCGACGAGTTCATCGAGGTACTCGACGACGAAACCGCGTCTGTCGAGTCCATGCGGGAGCGTCTCTCCTCACTTCTCGACCGACTCGTGGCGCTCGACGACCGGCCACTCTCCGAGCGTGGGTTCGGCGAGTTGCTGGCGCTTCACGAGCAGGTTTCGGTCCTCCGGACGCGACTCGAAACCATCGCCTCGGACAGACAGGAGACACTCGTCGCGCACCGTCGTGCGCTCTCGTCGTTGGTACCTGACGTGACCGAGTTTCTGTACGAGGACCTTCCGTGTCGCTACCCCGTCTTAGCGACCATCGCCGACGTGAGAGAGACACTAGACACTGCCGAACGGCGCGTCGAACGCCACATCGCTTCGACACCGTAGGTCGATTCGGCCACAGATATTTATCTACTCACGGCGACCCCTGAACTATAGTATGTTCACGCCTGCGGAGGGGTTCCGATGAATCGCCTCCACCCTCGTATTCGTCTCCTCTGGGTCGCCCGCGCAGTCGTCTTTGCACTTCTCGTCGGTGGTGTGGCAGCAGCAGGAGTGTTGTTTACGCCGCTTCCGATTCCGACACTCGCCCCGGTGGCGATTAGTTTCGTCTTGCTCGTCGTCGGCGTCGGGTACGCCCTGCTCCGCTACCGCGCGTGGGGGTACGAGGTTCGAGACGACTCGCTGTACCTCCAGCGCGGCGTCCTCACCAAAGTCTACACCGTCGTTCCGTACGTCCGCGTCCAGCACGTCGATTCGGCGCGTGGCCCCCTCGAACGTCTGGCGGGTCTCGCTTCGACTATCGTCTACACTGCGGGGTCACGCGGGGCCGATGTCTCGATTCCCGGATTGACACCTGAAGGTGCAGAAGACCTCCAAGACCGCCTGAAGCGACTCGCCATCCGGGCCGAGGGCGACGACGCGGTATGACCCACCTCTCGCCACTCTCGGTCCCGTATCGGGCGGCACAGCGGAGCATCAGCATCGTCTTCGCACTCGCGTTTCTCGCGTTCTCCGGTGGTGCTGCGTTCGGTGGATTCCTCGGCGGCATCGGCGCGGTGGCACTCGTCGGGTTCGCCGTCCTCGCTATCGCGGGGTACGAGTTCGCCTACTACCAGCGGTTCGAGTACGAACTCACCTCGGACACCCTCGACATCCGGTCCGGCGTCTTCTCACGTCGCAACCGCGAGATTCCGTATCGTCGCATCCAGAACGTCGATATCTCCCGCAACGTCGCGCAACGACTCTTCGGCCTCGCCGCCGTCGACCTCGAAACCGCCGGTGGCGGCGGCACCGAAGGAAGTCTCCGCTTCGTCACCTACGAAGAAGCCCTGCGCATCCAGAAGGAAGTCGCTCGTCTGAAGCGTGGCGACACCGCACCGGACGCTCCCGAACCGGACCGCGACGTCCTCTTCGAGTTGACGCCGCGTGAACTCGCCATCGTCGGCGCACTCTCGTTCGACCTGCGCTTGCCCGGCATCGTGTTCCTGTTCGCGACGAGTGTCTTCCCCATCGCCGCCTCGTTCGTGGACGTTCCAATCCCCACGAGGGGTATCGCCGCAGGAGTCGTCGGCGCGGCCACCATCGCCTTTCTCATCGCCGCGGCCTCGTGGGTCGCTGGATTCGCCTCGTCGGTGGTGAACTACTACGGGTTCAAGTTGACCCGCGTCGGTGACGAACTCCAGTACGAACGCGGCCTCATCCAGCACTACACCGGGTCGATACCAATCGATAAACTCCAGACGCTCACTATCGAGGACAACCCGCTGAAGCGGCGATTCGGCTACGCGACGCTCCTCGTAGAGACGGCGGGATACGCTCCCAGTGCGGACAACGGCGCCAGTGCGAGTCGTTCGCGCCGCGGGTCGGAGGCGGCGATTCCACTCGCCACCCGTGACCGGGTGCAAGCACTCGTCGAAGAAATCGAAGGCGTCACCGAACCGAGCTTCGAGCGTCCGCCGACGCGCATCCGTCGCCGGTACGTCGTCCGGTACCTCCTCGCTATCGGTGCCATCGTGCTCGGCCTCTACGGGGCGAACACCATCTTCGGCGGGATTCCGTGGTACACACCGCTGATACTCGCTCCCGTCGCCGCCGTGGCCGGCGTCTACCAGTGGCGGCACCGCGGCCGCGCCCTCACCGAGAACCACTTTGTGACCCGAAACGGCTTCTGGAAACGCGAGATTCGGTTCGTCCCGTACTACCGCATCCAGACGACAATCGAGACGCGGACTATCTTCCAGCGTCGCTGGCGCGTCTCGACGGTTACGGCCGACACCGCCGGGAGTCTCTCTCTCGTCGGCGGTGACGCGGCAGCGGTCGATATCGAAGTCGCCGCCGCCACAGACCTTCGGGACGAACTCGACGACCGACTCCGTGACGCACTCGCCGCACGTCGTGAAGAGCGGAGACTGGCCCGGCAACGAGCACTCGGCATCGACCCGACTGGCGACAGTCACACGCAGACGGACGCGCCCGACACCGACGACCGGTCGCCCGACGACCTGACGGACCCATTCGTCTACCGCACCCCCAAATCACGGACGGAGCAACAAGAGAGGGTCAGCGACCGACAGGTCGACGACGACGCAGGTGCGGAGACCGGTGACGACGCCGACTCGAACGACGACGCGAGGGGCGGCACGGACAACCGGTGACCGACTCGGGAGAGCATAATATCTTTCTCACGTCCTGGAGACGTACAGACATGGCCGACCACCGCATCGACGACGTGGACCGCGCGATTCTCCACGCCCTGCAAGAGGACGCGCGAAATCTGTCGTCGGGCGACATCGCAGAGCGGTCCGGAACGTCCGACAGCACCGTTCGAAAGCGCATCAAGCGCCTCGAAGAGGAGGGTGTTATCAAAGGGTACAACGCCGCCATCGACTACCCGAAGTCGGGGTTCCCGTTCAAGATGCTCCTGTTTTGTACCGCACCGATTCCCAAACGAGGAGAGATGATAGAGGACGTGTTGGCAATCGATGGCGTCGTCTCCGTGCAGGAACTCGTTACCGGCGAGAAAAACCTCCTCGTCACGGTCGTCGGCGAAAACGACGACGACGTCACACCGGTCGCACAGGAGTTACTCGAACTGGGACTGACCGTCGCCGACGAGGTGCTCGTTCGAACCCACAAGACGACGGCGTTCGGCGGGTTCAAGAGCGACCAATCTACAGAGACCGAGTGACTGACCCCCAGCGCCACCGCGAACACCGCTGTCTTTTCGCACCGACGTAACCGAGACTGCACAGTTCGCTCGATACGTCTCGACACTCGAACAGCGGTGCAACCGGAGAGGGATGCGCTATCGACGACGAGCGATGTGGTGCCCCCCGAAGAACAGGGCCGAACAAGACCATAGATACGGGCAGACCCGACCATCTGGTAATTGTTAACAATGACTATGATGTTCTCCCAATGGCTGTTTTGCGAACAAATTGT is drawn from Haloferax litoreum and contains these coding sequences:
- a CDS encoding aldo/keto reductase — translated: MVENASGTFDIGGELTVHRLGFGAMRITGDDIIGEPDDVENAKKVLHESIAHGVDLIDTADSYGPAVSERLIGEALAPYPDTLVVATKGGLLRNTDGDWKPNGDPDYLRNAILGSLDRLRVDTIDVYQLHRPDPHVPFEDSVHALAEMKDEGLIRHVGLSNVSVERLDAARDIVDIATVQNRYNVADREFEAVLDACEGYDIGFIPWFPLGAGDLGDKADAVSAVATKHDSTPQQIAIAWLLHRSDVMLPIPGTASVSHLRDNIAASHIGLDDEDMARLDE
- a CDS encoding YqjF family protein, which produces MDLLSMRWRDTLFAHWPVDPELVQSHLPEHLSVATYDGDAWLGVVSFDMVDIRPRGSPLGLSFPEVNLRTYVEPADGGERGVYFFTLEAADRLGVLTARLGFRLAYHHATMSVESRDGTVDFQSYRPASRDSPAAHFDATYRPVGDPEPPEPGSLTEFLVENYRFYTDEWPVVVGVIDHDPWPIQGVDVEIRANTLFEACGFDHPGSDPLVHYAREIDVTAEPPAILR
- a CDS encoding transporter, which codes for MALIDTVMATVHLLVGGLWTGSVLFFALAVLPTARAGNIRAAAFESIISRLTMGSRVSALLMFVTGGHLAGTRYTVGSLFGSGRGHLVLTMLALWLVLTGLVEVGRSRAVDGLVEKKVRTPAENAAPFYLGAALVAVLLLLDAGLLLN
- a CDS encoding metallophosphoesterase family protein, whose translation is MRWDGSPSAGPVLARLARPVSRTPTRLAVVSDPHVTPTGSGTWKVYHRTETRLRTAVTTITDLDVDATVLLGDLTRDGRPSEYDVVDEILADLPAPWVSVPGNHDVPKQWDDYDAPTPDAFADRYSTGEFPFVHRVGGVDIVGLDSASGGPALDLYDSHEGVIPDQHLRWLDEHLADATTPLVVLHHNLFHPRQHTGQFPDGDFYQLRNASALTEILATHRVPLVLSGHIHWSATAVRDGVREIIAPATCSFPQSFLLVDIDRMGTTIRLVPLAGPKGIAEAYTLASRGAAHGQGIAAHADRGLLSSLPLVDERTPPNRPVGSDVPGAVRWR
- a CDS encoding DUF7260 family protein → MAVSLTRLDAAQEALRQERRRCVDEREAFRAFRSDLSDLTATAPARTPMAAQSLGHVQANDGSLTRVRRSYERTVMSVPHYDEEYGDTFEDSMVAEFGPDVTVAFQSASVFSPALHQTVTSSAATAVSERDEFIEVLDDETASVESMRERLSSLLDRLVALDDRPLSERGFGELLALHEQVSVLRTRLETIASDRQETLVAHRRALSSLVPDVTEFLYEDLPCRYPVLATIADVRETLDTAERRVERHIASTP
- a CDS encoding PH domain-containing protein, with product MNRLHPRIRLLWVARAVVFALLVGGVAAAGVLFTPLPIPTLAPVAISFVLLVVGVGYALLRYRAWGYEVRDDSLYLQRGVLTKVYTVVPYVRVQHVDSARGPLERLAGLASTIVYTAGSRGADVSIPGLTPEGAEDLQDRLKRLAIRAEGDDAV